In the genome of bacterium, one region contains:
- the rpsS gene encoding 30S ribosomal protein S19, whose product MKKVLAGKPGDKIKTWARDCAISPEMVGFTFMVHNGRTHLEVFVTENMVGHKLGEFAPTRKFISHGGKLAKEQKAEAASK is encoded by the coding sequence ATGAAGAAGGTTTTGGCTGGAAAGCCAGGCGATAAAATCAAGACCTGGGCTCGCGATTGTGCTATTTCTCCAGAAATGGTTGGTTTTACTTTCATGGTGCACAATGGCCGAACTCATCTCGAAGTATTCGTTACCGAGAATATGGTGGGTCATAAGTTAGGCGAATTTGCTCCGACCCGTAAGTTCATCAGTCATGGTGGTAAGCTGGCTAAAGAGCAAAAAGCCGAAGCCGCTTCTAAGTAA
- the rpsJ gene encoding 30S ribosomal protein S10, with translation MQTAEHKPKIRIKIRAYDHKLIDQSAKQIVDTAKRTGASVSGPVPLPTAKRKYTVLRSTFVHKDSREQFEMRTHKRMIDILEPTPKTIDSLTNLSLPARVDVEIKMS, from the coding sequence ATGCAAACGGCCGAACACAAGCCTAAAATTCGCATCAAGATTCGCGCATACGATCATAAACTGATCGATCAAAGTGCAAAGCAAATCGTTGATACTGCTAAGAGAACTGGCGCCAGCGTTTCTGGTCCAGTGCCTTTGCCGACCGCAAAGCGAAAGTACACCGTGCTTCGTTCGACTTTTGTACATAAGGACAGCCGAGAACAGTTCGAAATGCGCACTCATAAGCGCATGATCGATATCCTCGAGCCAACCCCTAAGACTATCGATTCTCTCACTAACCTAAGCCTTCCGGCCAGGGTAGATGTAGAAATCAAAATGAGTTAG
- the rplE gene encoding 50S ribosomal protein L5, producing the protein MNRLQEQYNKEIVPALKEKFGYKNIMAVPKIKQINLNVGVGRFLKDNRFMESLKKDFTKLAGQAPVETMARKSIAGFKIREGQQVGLTVTLRGTRMYEFLDKLISIGMPRVKDFRGVSRKGFDGRGNYNLGLKEHLVFPEISQDALEHIFGLQVTIVTNAGEDEPAYQLLKQMKFPFKD; encoded by the coding sequence ATGAACCGTTTACAAGAACAATATAATAAAGAGATCGTTCCAGCTCTAAAGGAAAAATTCGGCTACAAGAATATTATGGCTGTGCCGAAGATCAAGCAGATCAACCTTAACGTGGGTGTCGGCCGTTTCCTAAAAGATAACCGCTTTATGGAATCTTTGAAAAAAGATTTCACTAAGCTGGCTGGTCAGGCTCCCGTAGAAACTATGGCACGCAAGTCTATCGCTGGATTCAAAATCCGCGAAGGCCAGCAAGTCGGCCTTACTGTCACTTTGCGCGGAACCCGTATGTATGAATTCCTGGATAAGCTTATCAGTATCGGCATGCCTCGCGTTAAAGATTTCCGTGGCGTTTCCCGCAAAGGTTTCGACGGTCGCGGTAACTATAACCTTGGTCTTAAAGAGCATCTCGTATTCCCAGAAATTTCTCAGGATGCACTCGAACATATTTTCGGTCTTCAGGTAACGATTGTAACGAACGCAGGAGAAGACGAACCTGCATACCAATTATTAAAGCAAATGAAGTTTCCCTTTAAGGATTAA
- the rplP gene encoding 50S ribosomal protein L16: MLIPKKVKHRKHHRGHNKGKATSGNFIAFGSFALKAMEGSFVTARQIESARRAMTRSINRGGKIWIRIFPDKPITDHGNESVMGSGKGAVSHFVAVVKKGRILFEMDGVPEPAAREAMRLAAHKLPVKTKFLIKA, translated from the coding sequence ATGTTAATTCCAAAAAAGGTCAAACACCGCAAGCATCACCGCGGTCATAACAAAGGCAAGGCTACTTCCGGCAATTTTATTGCCTTCGGCAGTTTCGCGCTTAAAGCAATGGAAGGCAGTTTTGTAACTGCCCGCCAGATTGAATCTGCCCGCCGCGCTATGACTCGCAGTATCAACCGCGGTGGTAAAATTTGGATCCGCATTTTTCCTGACAAGCCGATCACCGATCACGGTAACGAATCTGTAATGGGTAGCGGTAAAGGTGCTGTATCTCATTTCGTGGCTGTAGTTAAAAAGGGACGCATCTTGTTCGAAATGGACGGAGTACCAGAACCGGCTGCCCGCGAAGCTATGCGCCTTGCGGCACATAAACTTCCGGTAAAGACTAAATTCTTAATTAAGGCTTAA
- the rplX gene encoding 50S ribosomal protein L24, with protein MSKAKLKIKKGDTVKVLSGKDKGKTGKVLRVLPTAGKVVVENVNMHTKFERSRRAGQPGQRITFAGAMAASKVMVVDPNSGNPTRIGYQILENGTKQRIAKQSGKAI; from the coding sequence ATGAGTAAAGCAAAGTTAAAAATTAAGAAAGGCGACACCGTAAAGGTTTTGTCTGGTAAAGATAAAGGTAAGACTGGAAAAGTGTTGCGCGTTCTTCCTACTGCTGGAAAAGTAGTGGTAGAAAACGTCAACATGCATACTAAGTTCGAGCGCAGCCGTCGTGCTGGTCAGCCGGGTCAGCGAATTACTTTCGCTGGAGCTATGGCTGCTTCCAAAGTGATGGTTGTCGATCCAAATTCTGGCAATCCAACCCGTATCGGCTACCAGATCCTGGAAAATGGCACTAAGCAGAGAATCGCTAAGCAGAGTGGAAAGGCTATCTAA
- the rplN gene encoding 50S ribosomal protein L14, whose protein sequence is MLQIRSYIKIADNTGAKVVNLFSVNGKNKRRYARVGDIVAGSVRQAAPNGSVKKGDKIYAVIVRTKKEIRRKDGSYIRFDENAGVLVDKEKGEPKGTRIFGPIPREVRDAGFAKIASLAPEVI, encoded by the coding sequence ATGTTACAAATTCGATCTTACATTAAAATAGCAGACAATACTGGCGCTAAAGTCGTCAACTTGTTCAGCGTGAACGGAAAAAACAAGCGACGTTACGCCCGGGTTGGTGACATTGTTGCTGGTAGCGTTCGTCAGGCCGCGCCTAATGGTTCGGTTAAGAAAGGCGATAAGATTTACGCTGTAATTGTCCGCACTAAGAAAGAAATCCGCCGCAAGGACGGTTCTTACATCCGATTTGATGAAAACGCTGGCGTATTGGTAGATAAGGAAAAAGGCGAACCGAAAGGTACCCGTATCTTTGGTCCGATCCCTCGCGAAGTTCGTGATGCCGGTTTCGCAAAGATTGCGTCATTAGCACCAGAAGTTATCTAA
- a CDS encoding 50S ribosomal protein L18: MNKQQHKILKHNLRKGRVRSRVSGTESRPRLSVFRSNTQIYAQIIDDVTGKTLAATSSINLKATGKKVDQAVNVGKDIAAKATAAGIKAVVFDRGGYKYHGRVKALADAAREAGLQF, translated from the coding sequence ATGAACAAACAACAGCACAAAATTTTAAAGCATAACTTACGCAAAGGTCGCGTTCGCAGCCGTGTTAGCGGTACCGAATCTCGCCCTCGTTTAAGCGTGTTCCGTTCTAATACTCAGATCTACGCTCAGATTATCGATGACGTTACTGGCAAGACTTTAGCCGCTACTTCTAGTATTAATCTGAAGGCTACCGGTAAAAAAGTAGACCAGGCTGTTAATGTTGGAAAAGACATCGCAGCGAAAGCAACCGCAGCTGGTATTAAAGCAGTTGTGTTTGATCGCGGTGGCTACAAGTACCACGGCCGAGTTAAAGCATTAGCAGACGCAGCTCGCGAAGCTGGGCTACAATTTTAA
- the rplC gene encoding 50S ribosomal protein L3, which translates to MKFIVGKKLNMTQYFAENGEVIPATVVKAPEMVVTQVKLADTKDGYNAVQVGISAGVAGSRKANKAKAGHSKNLGTFGKFIEFRVENPQDYSVGQKIDATQFEIGEMVNVIGTMKGRGFAGGIKRHGFHGFPASHGHNRPRSVGSIGQRYPQHVNKGHRMAGHMGTNSVTVKNLQIVDVDTAKGLILVKGAVPGTRNGMVRISTTGVTKPIVAPEATEGKKKK; encoded by the coding sequence ATGAAATTTATCGTAGGTAAAAAGTTGAATATGACTCAGTATTTTGCAGAAAATGGCGAAGTGATTCCAGCAACTGTAGTAAAAGCGCCAGAAATGGTAGTTACGCAGGTTAAGCTGGCGGATACTAAAGACGGCTATAACGCCGTTCAGGTAGGTATCTCTGCTGGTGTTGCCGGTAGTCGCAAAGCTAATAAAGCTAAGGCCGGTCACTCTAAAAATCTAGGGACTTTTGGAAAATTTATCGAATTCCGCGTAGAGAACCCGCAAGATTATTCTGTCGGGCAAAAGATAGACGCTACACAATTTGAAATTGGCGAAATGGTCAATGTTATCGGTACTATGAAGGGACGCGGTTTTGCCGGCGGCATTAAGCGTCATGGCTTCCACGGTTTCCCGGCTAGTCATGGTCATAACCGTCCTCGCAGCGTAGGTTCGATTGGTCAGCGCTATCCTCAGCACGTTAACAAAGGCCACCGCATGGCTGGTCATATGGGTACTAATTCCGTTACTGTAAAGAATTTGCAAATTGTTGATGTTGATACGGCTAAAGGTTTAATTTTAGTTAAGGGTGCGGTGCCTGGTACTCGCAATGGCATGGTGCGCATTTCTACAACTGGTGTTACTAAGCCAATCGTTGCTCCAGAAGCAACAGAGGGCAAGAAGAAGAAATAG
- the rpsH gene encoding 30S ribosomal protein S8, with product MYTDPISDMLTRIRNALASRKADLVMPYSKFKHSLAKVLLEEEL from the coding sequence ATGTACACAGATCCAATTTCCGACATGTTAACCCGCATTCGCAATGCCCTGGCTAGCCGCAAGGCCGATTTAGTCATGCCTTACTCCAAGTTCAAACACAGCTTAGCTAAAGTCCTTTTAGAAGAAGAACTGTAG
- the rplO gene encoding 50S ribosomal protein L15 has product MKLHQLKRHPKSTKRRKVVGRGIGSGHGTYSTRGAKGQKARSGHSKSPAAFEGGRQPLVRQIKKLRGFKSLAPNAQAIKLDLLNKFDDGAEVTLNSLIAKGIVASTTKKVKLLKGELKRKLTVKVPASGTAKSAIEAAGGSVK; this is encoded by the coding sequence ATTAAACTTCATCAATTAAAACGTCATCCAAAATCCACTAAGCGCCGCAAAGTTGTCGGCCGCGGTATTGGTAGTGGTCATGGTACCTATTCTACTCGTGGTGCAAAAGGGCAGAAGGCTCGCAGCGGTCACTCTAAGTCTCCGGCAGCATTCGAAGGCGGACGTCAGCCACTGGTACGCCAGATTAAAAAGCTTCGCGGTTTTAAGAGCTTGGCGCCAAACGCTCAAGCGATTAAGCTCGACTTGCTTAACAAGTTTGACGACGGTGCCGAAGTAACTTTGAACAGCTTGATCGCTAAAGGCATTGTTGCTTCTACCACTAAGAAAGTTAAACTCTTGAAGGGTGAGTTAAAGCGCAAGCTAACAGTAAAAGTTCCCGCATCTGGCACTGCTAAGTCTGCAATCGAAGCAGCAGGCGGTTCAGTTAAATAA
- the rpsQ gene encoding 30S ribosomal protein S17 — translation MEKHITKQQMSGTVVSNKMDKTVVVKVDVIKRHPKYHKSYTKSYRFKAHDADNSCEIGDKVVIEAIRPMSRDKKFAVIKKA, via the coding sequence ATGGAAAAGCATATTACAAAACAACAGATGTCTGGAACCGTTGTCTCGAATAAGATGGATAAAACTGTTGTGGTAAAAGTAGATGTGATCAAGCGTCACCCTAAATACCACAAGAGCTACACTAAGTCCTATCGATTCAAGGCTCACGATGCAGATAATAGCTGCGAGATCGGCGACAAGGTCGTTATCGAAGCTATCCGCCCAATGAGCCGCGACAAGAAGTTCGCTGTCATCAAGAAAGCCTAA
- a CDS encoding type Z 30S ribosomal protein S14, whose amino-acid sequence MAKKSLIAKANRSLTKPKFSTRVIRRCFKCGRKAAFMRDFSLCRICFRELASRGEIPGVTKSSW is encoded by the coding sequence ATGGCTAAAAAATCTCTAATCGCAAAAGCAAATAGAAGCTTAACAAAGCCGAAATTCTCTACCAGAGTAATTCGCCGTTGTTTTAAGTGTGGTCGAAAAGCGGCTTTCATGAGAGACTTCTCTCTTTGCCGTATTTGCTTCCGAGAACTAGCTAGCCGTGGAGAAATCCCTGGTGTAACCAAGTCCTCCTGGTAG
- a CDS encoding type IV secretion system DNA-binding domain-containing protein, translated as MFGLETNTIIFASLLLGLLVVVFLSILAYYLHRHWYYKKVILPRTKNWVFLEIQMPKDNSEDKEKYQRDEEKKNLISIAEQLYTTLSGISHENWFWQPREYISFEIACIEKKISFFINCPRNLQELIEKQIQAQYPHAFIEEIKGYNPFPANGTIEATELKLNKAYMFPVRTYRNMETDPLNALTNAMSKLGEEDGAVIQLILYPAGHHWQHRPRHMALEIQQGKNPNVVAKSALGRFGKEVGGELKNTVIGGGKLTDDQRSQRTDLSGRYMAINLTPMQQEMVKRFEEKASRPGFYSNIRIITASPNANTAKVNMHNLTASFLQYSMPPFNGFRVKRRSKKRIIKDYIFRIYRRYGRKAILNTEELTSIWHLPTPFLETPNIKWLLSKKAPPPINLHEDGVLIGRNIYRGTETKIHMGRDDRRRHMYILGRTGVGKTEIMKYMSVQDIQNGDGVCIIDPHGDFIEDVLPHIPKERAEDVILFDPFDTDRPMGLNMLEVTSEEQKDFAVQEMISIFYKLVTDPAMLGPMFEHNMRNAMLTLMADEESPGTLVEIPRIFTDTEFQKYKVSKLRDPVVRAFWEKEMAKTSDFHKSEMLGYLVSKVGRFVENSMMRNIVGQPKSSFNFREIMDNKKILLVNLAKGKVGEMNAKLIGLILVSKIQMAALSRADIPESERQDFYLYVDEFQNFITDAFSSILSEARKYRLNLIIGHQFLAQLAQGAGAQGAGSNDLRDAVFGNAGSMVTFRIGVEDAETMAKEFAPTFNEFDLLNVDRFNAFVKLMINGTASKPFNIATYPLPKPNEEQKKTAGAIRQLSRLKFGRPRSDVETEILEASQIADMMAAGPGAIEKTV; from the coding sequence ATGTTCGGATTAGAAACTAATACTATTATTTTTGCTTCACTGCTACTGGGTCTTTTAGTAGTAGTGTTTTTGTCTATCCTGGCGTATTATTTGCACCGCCACTGGTACTATAAGAAAGTCATTCTGCCTCGCACCAAGAACTGGGTGTTTTTAGAAATCCAGATGCCTAAAGATAATAGCGAAGATAAAGAAAAGTATCAGCGCGATGAAGAAAAGAAAAATCTAATTTCTATTGCCGAACAGCTTTATACCACTCTGTCTGGCATAAGCCACGAGAATTGGTTTTGGCAGCCGCGCGAATACATCAGTTTCGAAATTGCCTGTATAGAAAAAAAGATTTCTTTTTTCATTAACTGTCCGCGCAACTTGCAGGAGCTAATCGAAAAGCAGATTCAGGCTCAATACCCCCACGCCTTTATCGAGGAGATCAAAGGCTACAATCCGTTTCCGGCTAACGGCACTATCGAAGCGACTGAGTTAAAGCTCAATAAAGCCTATATGTTCCCGGTGCGCACTTATCGCAATATGGAAACCGATCCGCTGAATGCGCTTACTAACGCCATGTCCAAGTTAGGTGAAGAAGATGGCGCGGTCATTCAATTGATTCTGTATCCGGCCGGCCATCATTGGCAGCATCGCCCGCGCCATATGGCTTTGGAAATTCAGCAGGGAAAAAATCCCAACGTAGTTGCTAAGAGCGCTCTGGGAAGATTTGGAAAGGAAGTCGGCGGCGAATTAAAGAATACAGTTATCGGCGGCGGCAAGCTGACCGACGATCAGCGCAGTCAGCGTACGGACTTATCCGGACGTTATATGGCTATTAATCTAACGCCCATGCAGCAGGAGATGGTCAAGCGCTTTGAAGAAAAAGCCAGCCGGCCAGGGTTTTACAGCAATATCCGCATCATCACCGCATCGCCAAACGCCAATACTGCCAAGGTTAATATGCACAACCTCACTGCATCTTTTTTGCAGTACAGCATGCCGCCATTTAATGGCTTTCGCGTTAAGCGCCGTTCTAAAAAGCGAATTATCAAAGATTATATTTTCCGGATTTATCGCCGTTACGGCCGCAAGGCAATCTTGAATACCGAAGAGCTGACCAGTATTTGGCATCTGCCAACTCCATTTTTAGAAACCCCAAATATCAAATGGCTGCTTTCTAAGAAAGCTCCACCGCCGATTAACTTGCACGAAGATGGCGTATTAATCGGCCGCAATATTTACCGCGGCACAGAGACTAAGATTCATATGGGCCGAGATGACCGCCGCCGTCATATGTACATTCTCGGCCGTACCGGTGTGGGTAAGACCGAAATCATGAAGTATATGTCTGTACAGGATATCCAGAACGGCGATGGCGTTTGTATTATCGACCCCCACGGCGACTTTATCGAAGACGTATTGCCACACATTCCTAAGGAGCGAGCTGAAGATGTTATTCTGTTTGACCCATTCGATACCGACAGGCCGATGGGCTTAAACATGCTTGAGGTTACCAGCGAAGAGCAAAAAGACTTTGCTGTGCAGGAAATGATTTCCATTTTCTATAAATTGGTCACCGATCCGGCTATGCTAGGACCGATGTTTGAGCATAATATGCGCAATGCGATGTTAACGCTGATGGCAGACGAAGAAAGCCCAGGCACGTTGGTAGAAATTCCGCGTATTTTTACAGATACGGAATTTCAGAAGTATAAGGTTTCCAAGCTCCGCGATCCAGTTGTTCGGGCATTTTGGGAAAAGGAAATGGCCAAGACTTCGGACTTCCACAAGTCGGAGATGTTAGGTTATTTGGTTTCCAAAGTTGGCCGCTTCGTAGAAAATTCTATGATGCGCAATATCGTCGGTCAGCCAAAGAGTTCTTTTAATTTCCGAGAGATAATGGACAACAAAAAGATCTTGCTGGTTAACTTGGCTAAAGGAAAAGTGGGGGAGATGAATGCTAAACTTATCGGTTTGATTTTAGTTAGTAAGATCCAAATGGCTGCATTGTCCCGCGCTGATATTCCGGAAAGCGAACGCCAGGACTTCTATCTTTATGTAGATGAATTCCAAAACTTTATCACCGATGCATTTTCTTCTATTCTGAGTGAAGCGCGTAAATACAGACTTAATTTGATTATTGGCCACCAATTCTTGGCTCAGCTCGCGCAAGGAGCCGGTGCGCAAGGAGCCGGCAGTAACGATTTGCGTGACGCTGTATTCGGTAATGCTGGCAGCATGGTTACTTTCCGTATCGGTGTAGAGGATGCCGAGACTATGGCTAAAGAGTTTGCGCCAACCTTCAATGAATTTGATTTATTGAATGTTGATCGGTTTAATGCCTTTGTAAAGCTAATGATCAACGGTACAGCCAGTAAACCGTTTAACATCGCTACGTATCCGCTCCCTAAGCCAAACGAAGAGCAAAAGAAAACCGCCGGCGCTATTCGCCAGCTGTCGCGATTAAAGTTTGGCCGGCCGCGCAGCGATGTAGAAACGGAAATTCTAGAGGCTAGTCAGATTGCCGACATGATGGCCGCCGGTCCTGGCGCTATAGAAAAAACAGTTTAA
- the rplD gene encoding 50S ribosomal protein L4, with amino-acid sequence MKIQVYNQNAESVGEIEVSDAIFAVKPSLHLMAESVRAQANNARKGLANTKTRGEVSGGGKKPWRQKGTGRARAGSTRSPIWRHGGVTFGPTSDRNWSLKINKKAKTKALFMSLSDKARDGKLIVIEGLNLEAPKTKEFIKVMQAFHTKLNNLGNKQMMVLPKKEETLIRASRNLPEVSTAFATSLNITDILKADSMLVLKDSLSIIEKTYLKATDKAPKAPAKAATKTEKPES; translated from the coding sequence ATGAAGATTCAAGTATACAATCAGAACGCAGAAAGCGTAGGCGAAATCGAAGTCAGCGATGCTATCTTTGCCGTCAAACCATCTTTGCACTTAATGGCAGAAAGCGTACGCGCTCAAGCTAATAATGCTCGCAAAGGTTTGGCTAACACCAAGACTCGCGGAGAAGTGAGCGGTGGTGGTAAAAAGCCTTGGCGTCAAAAGGGAACCGGTCGCGCTCGCGCGGGCAGTACCCGAAGCCCAATCTGGAGACACGGTGGTGTGACTTTTGGTCCTACTTCCGATCGTAACTGGAGCTTAAAGATCAACAAAAAAGCTAAGACCAAAGCGCTATTCATGTCCTTATCCGACAAGGCTCGCGATGGCAAGCTTATTGTAATCGAAGGCTTAAACCTCGAAGCGCCAAAGACAAAAGAATTTATCAAGGTTATGCAGGCTTTCCATACTAAGCTAAACAACCTGGGTAACAAGCAGATGATGGTTCTTCCAAAGAAAGAAGAAACTTTGATCCGTGCCTCCCGCAATTTACCAGAAGTTTCTACCGCTTTTGCAACTAGCTTAAACATTACCGATATTCTCAAGGCTGACTCTATGCTCGTGCTAAAAGACAGCTTGTCTATTATAGAAAAGACTTATTTGAAAGCTACCGATAAAGCTCCTAAGGCACCAGCGAAAGCTGCTACCAAGACAGAGAAGCCGGAAAGCTAA
- a CDS encoding 30S ribosomal protein S8 produces the protein MIKAGSPVISGVKRVSTPGQRIYLPVTKIPRTNGGFGVTVVSTSKGLVTDKRARKDRIGGEVICQVW, from the coding sequence ATGATCAAGGCGGGAAGCCCGGTCATCTCTGGCGTGAAACGCGTTAGTACTCCAGGCCAAAGAATCTATTTGCCAGTTACCAAAATTCCTCGCACTAATGGCGGTTTCGGCGTGACTGTAGTATCTACATCTAAAGGTCTAGTTACAGATAAGCGTGCCCGCAAGGACCGCATTGGCGGTGAAGTAATCTGCCAAGTCTGGTAG
- the rpsE gene encoding 30S ribosomal protein S5: protein MDKRPRRNNQRDGGEAREFDQKVVEISRVTRVTGGGKRMRFRALVVIGDHKGKVGIGLRKGMDVTGAVNKAVNAAKKSMITVPIVNDTIPHQVNIKYKASKLLMIPARPGTGAIAGGAVRSVLDMAGVKNVISKMIGSNNKTNNVRAAYRSFQNDAQQRRY from the coding sequence ATGGATAAGAGACCTCGCAGAAACAATCAAAGAGACGGCGGCGAAGCCCGCGAATTCGACCAGAAAGTGGTAGAAATTAGCCGCGTAACCCGCGTAACCGGCGGCGGTAAGCGTATGCGTTTTCGTGCTTTGGTGGTAATTGGTGACCACAAAGGCAAAGTTGGTATTGGCTTGCGCAAAGGTATGGATGTAACCGGAGCTGTAAACAAAGCTGTGAATGCCGCTAAGAAAAGCATGATTACTGTACCGATTGTGAATGATACCATTCCTCATCAAGTTAATATCAAATATAAGGCTAGCAAACTGCTAATGATCCCAGCCCGTCCTGGTACCGGTGCGATTGCCGGCGGTGCTGTTCGCAGCGTATTAGACATGGCAGGCGTTAAGAATGTGATCAGCAAAATGATCGGTTCTAACAATAAGACTAACAACGTTCGTGCTGCATACAGAAGCTTTCAAAATGATGCGCAGCAAAGAAGATATTAA
- the secY gene encoding preprotein translocase subunit SecY produces the protein MNKLSLIWKTKDLRWKIFMVLLLLLATRVLSHIPIPGISVTGLRAFFESNQFLNLLNIFSGGGLSNFSIVLLGVGPYITASIIMQLLTMIVPSLTELQKESGEAGRQKINQYTRFLTIPLAVLSGFGTIRLLQSQGGAELLGTFSPFQWFLTLLTVTAGTMFIMWIGEIISEYGIGNGISLIIFAGIVSQLPTSVGSLIQLYDPSQLPTIIAFAVAILVVIASVVMVSEAQRNVPVTYAKRVAGDKQVGGVNSFLPLRLNQAGVIPIIFAISLLLFPAIIAQFFLNAKTPIIAEYAQKAIDFTNNQGVWYGVAYFVLVVMFTYFYTNIVVNPDEVSENMQRSGGFVPGIRPGKQTADYLYKVLNRITLPGSLFLGLIAILPFIVQYFTGTQALTFGGTGLLIVVAVVIESIKQVEAQLTMHDYQK, from the coding sequence ATGAACAAATTAAGCTTAATTTGGAAAACAAAAGATTTGCGCTGGAAGATTTTCATGGTGCTTCTTCTGCTCCTTGCTACCCGTGTTTTATCTCATATTCCAATCCCTGGGATCAGCGTAACTGGTCTTCGCGCCTTCTTCGAAAGCAATCAGTTCTTAAACTTATTGAATATTTTCTCAGGCGGAGGCTTGAGCAACTTTTCTATTGTACTGCTTGGTGTCGGTCCTTACATTACCGCATCTATTATTATGCAGTTATTGACCATGATCGTGCCTTCTTTGACTGAGCTGCAGAAGGAAAGCGGAGAAGCCGGCCGACAGAAGATTAATCAATACACCCGCTTCTTAACCATCCCTTTGGCGGTACTCTCTGGGTTTGGAACTATCCGATTATTGCAAAGTCAAGGCGGTGCAGAACTCCTTGGTACTTTTTCTCCTTTCCAGTGGTTCTTAACTTTGTTGACCGTTACAGCCGGCACTATGTTCATCATGTGGATCGGTGAAATTATTTCCGAATACGGGATTGGTAACGGTATTTCTTTAATTATATTTGCGGGTATCGTTTCTCAGCTCCCAACCAGTGTTGGTTCTTTGATCCAACTTTATGATCCAAGCCAGCTGCCGACAATTATTGCGTTTGCAGTGGCGATCTTGGTGGTAATTGCTAGCGTGGTTATGGTTAGCGAAGCCCAGCGCAACGTACCGGTTACATACGCCAAGCGCGTGGCAGGGGATAAGCAAGTCGGCGGAGTAAACTCCTTCTTGCCGCTGCGCTTAAACCAAGCCGGTGTAATCCCGATTATTTTTGCAATTTCTTTATTGCTATTCCCGGCGATCATTGCCCAATTCTTCTTAAACGCTAAAACCCCAATCATTGCAGAATACGCGCAGAAGGCGATTGACTTTACCAACAATCAGGGCGTTTGGTATGGTGTGGCCTACTTTGTATTAGTTGTGATGTTTACTTACTTCTATACGAACATCGTTGTGAATCCAGATGAAGTGTCCGAAAATATGCAACGCAGCGGCGGATTTGTCCCGGGTATTCGCCCTGGCAAACAGACTGCCGACTATCTGTACAAAGTTCTGAATCGTATTACTTTGCCTGGTTCTTTGTTCCTGGGCTTGATTGCAATCCTTCCTTTTATCGTTCAGTATTTTACCGGCACGCAGGCGCTGACCTTTGGTGGTACCGGCTTGTTGATCGTTGTAGCGGTGGTTATTGAAAGCATCAAGCAAGTGGAAGCCCAGCTGACCATGCATGACTATCAGAAATAA
- a CDS encoding 50S ribosomal protein L23: MLDDSTNIFFTIYGKLNKIEVKNAVEKMYGVKIANINMIQVAGKSRRFGRTQGMRSGFKKAIVTLTPDSKKIDIVEPS, translated from the coding sequence TTGTTGGACGATTCAACCAATATATTTTTCACTATCTATGGCAAGTTGAATAAGATTGAAGTTAAGAACGCAGTCGAAAAAATGTACGGCGTTAAAATCGCTAACATTAACATGATTCAGGTTGCAGGCAAGAGCCGCCGTTTTGGCCGAACTCAGGGCATGCGCAGTGGATTCAAGAAAGCGATTGTAACCTTAACTCCGGATAGCAAGAAAATTGATATCGTTGAGCCGAGTTAA